In the genome of Oncorhynchus nerka isolate Pitt River unplaced genomic scaffold, Oner_Uvic_2.0 unplaced_scaffold_718, whole genome shotgun sequence, one region contains:
- the LOC135571163 gene encoding mucin-5AC-like, whose amino-acid sequence MDMKPLMILLLLAAVTTTAPAAAQTTTTPAAAVTTTTPAAAQTTTTPAAAVTTTAPAAAVTTTVPAAAQTTTTPAAAVTTTAPAAAVTTTAPAAAVTTTTPAAAQTTTTPAAAVTTTAPAAAVTTTASAAAVTTTAPAAAVTTTTPVAAVTTTTPAAAVTTTTPVAAVTTTTLAAAVTTTTPVAAVTTTTLAAAGTTTTLAAAVTTTPVAAVTTTTHAAAGTTTTLAAAGTTTTLAAAGTTTTLAAAVTTTPVAAVTTTTLAAAGTTTTLAAAVTTTPVAAVTTTTLAAAGTTTTLAAAGTTTTLAAAGTTTTLAAAVTTTPVAAVTTTTLAAAGTTTTLAAAGTTTTLAAAGTTTTLAAAVTTTPVAAVTTTTLAAAGTTTTLAAAGTTTTPAAAVTTTTPPAAVTTTTSAAVASTDPPSSSEGTMSLQFRLNQTFNSDLSNPSSSEFKTLADKVTSEVNKAFAKTPGFRRSIVNSFRSGSVVTDMTLVFDKLSSVPSSSNAQAILTSSSTSLNIIPGSVSDGSSTTSGSAPLPTSFSLAALPLSLALLMVQLLAS is encoded by the exons ATGGATATGAAGCCTCTGATGATTCTCCTCCTGCTAGCAG ctgtcaccaccaccgcccctgcagcagctcaaaccaccaccacccctgcagcagctgtcaccaccaccacccctgcagcagctcaaaccaccaccacccctgcagcagctgtcaccaccaccgcccctgcagcagctgtcaccaccaccgtcCCTGCAGCAGCtcaaaccaccaccacccctgcagcagctgtcaccaccaccgcccctgcagcagctgtcaccaccaccgcccctgcagcagctgtcaccaccaccacccctgcagcagctcaaaccaccaccacccctgcagcagctgtcaccaccaccgcccctgcagcagctgtcaccaccaccgcttctgcagcagctgtcactaccaccgcccctgcagcagctgtcaccaccaccactccagtagcagctgtcaccaccaccactcctgcagcagctgtcaccaccaccactccagtagcagctgtcaccaccaccactcttgcagcagctgtcaccaccaccactccagtagcagctgtcaccaccaccactcttgcagcagctggtaccaccaccactcttgcagcagctgtcaccaccactccagtagcagctgtcaccaccaccactcatgcagcagctggtaccaccaccactcttgcagcagctggtaccaccaccactcttgcagcagctggtaccaccaccactcttgcagcagctgtcaccaccactccagtagcagctgtcaccaccaccactcttgcagcagctggtaccaccaccactcttgcagcagctgtcaccaccactccagtagcagctgtcaccaccaccactcttgcagcagctggtaccaccaccactcttgcagcagctggtaccaccaccactcttgcagcagctggtaccaccaccactcttgcagcagctgtcaccaccactccagtagcagctgtcaccaccaccactcttgcagcagctggtaccaccaccactcttgcagcagctggtaccaccaccactcttgcagcagctggtaccaccaccactcttgcagcagctgtcaccaccactccaGTAGCAGCTGTCACCACAACCACtcttgcagcagctggtaccaccaccactcttgcagcagctggtaccaccaccactcctgcagcagctgtcaccaccaccactcctccagcagctgtcaccaccaccacttccGCTGCTGTCGCATCAACTGACCCTCCATCTTCTAGTGAAGGAACAATGAGTCTTCAGTTCCGTCTCAACCAGACGTTCAACTCAGATCTTTCCAACCCTTCCTCTTCAGAGTTCAAGACTCTGGCTGACAAAGTGACCTCTGAG GTGAACAAGGCTTTTGCTAAGACCCCAGGCTTCCGTCGTTCCATTGTCAACTCATTCAG AAGTGGATCTGTAGTTACCGACATGACCCTCGTGTTCGACAAGCTGTCTTCGGTTCCCAGCTCAAGCAATGCACAGGCAATTCTCACCAGCAGTTCCACCTCCCTGAACATTATACCAGGCAGCGTCAGTGATG GGTCATCAACCACATCAGGAAGTGCTCCCCTACCCACTTCCTTCTCTCTGGCTGCCTTGCCTCTCAGTTTGGCTCTGTTAATGGTACAGCTGCTGGCTAGCTAA